GTAAACAAAATGAAGGTATACCACCCCAATCAAGTCTCACAGGTGGCTCTTCTCTTTTATAACTGCATTATTACCGCAGTCTCTGACAAGAACGACTACAATGCCCTGCGGACCCAGTACGGTCAGCAGAATCAAATCAACACCGTTATACAAAAATATAAGAAAACACTGAATCCCATGGAATATCCCTATGATCTGGAAAATATACTGATTACAAATGTAACAAACGGACAGATTCAGACTGCCAAGGAAAATCTTCGAGAGCTTTTAAATAAATTCTCTATTCTGGAGGTCGGCGATCTGGAAGGGATCAAAGCCAAATCCCTGTGGCTCTTTGCCATTATTATGCGAATTGCAAATGAAAATGAAAAAAATATCAGCAGTGTGCTGGATACGGATCTGGACGTGATCAATAAACTCAGCGAAGCGGCATCCTTTACTGAACTTTTAAATATTTCAGAGAATCTGATCGAGCTGATTACAAGAAATATGCTTTCTTCTATCTATAACGGCCACTCCCAGATCATTGTAAAGGCCCTTCAATTTATCAATAAGCATTACAAAGAAAAAATCACATTAAAAGATATCGAACAGAATCTTCACGTAAATGCTTCGTACTTCTCTACTCTATTCAAGCATGAAATGGGCGTGACATTTACGGACTATCTCAACGAATTAAAAATAGAACACGCCAGTGACCTTTTATCCACTACAAATCTCAGCATTATCGATATATCCTTGTCCGCAGGATTTGACGATCAAAGCTATTTTACCAAAGTGTTTAAAAAGGCCAAAGGCGTGACGCCCAAGCAATACCGCAGTGCCAATTCTGCGGTCAAAATTCCGACAAATTAAAATCGGGAAGTCTTTAATGCAGACTTTTCTCATTTTCTTGAATTTTACATTATTTTACGCTATAATAGTATCAATAATTATTTTGTGATGGAGATTACGATTATGAATATGAAAAAACTAAGAAATATATTGGTTGCTTTAGGAATTATGGTGGCTCTTCTGCCGGCTTTCTTGTATTATACGCAGCACTCGTACTACGGTCTGACGTTTAGCCTGATCACGACCTTTTCTACCGTTGGTTTGTTTATTCTGGCTTCGGTCATTGAAATCATCACGAACAGGAAAGAAGGAAAGTCCATTGCACCTCCTCTGGTGGTCATCGCCGGATTCGTCTTTTTAGCCGGATATATCCTGTTCCGTCTTCACTAACAGAGCAGCAAAGTTTTATAAAAGAAATACAACGTCATTAATAAAAGGGCGGTTCAACCATTGAGCCGCCCTTTTATTACTACATCCGCCTATTTTTCAACTTTTGCCGTTTTTTCAGGTTTCACGGCCGGCAAAATGGTTTCCACCTCCGCATGTGGTCTTGGAATAACATGTACGGAAAGCAATTCACCGACTCTCTGGGCCGCGGCAGCTCCCGCATCTGTGGCTGCTTTTACGGCACCCACATCGCCTCGTACCATAACGGTAACCAGTCCGCCGCCTACAAATTCTTTGCCGATCAAGGTAACATTTGCTGCCTTTACCATAGCATCTGCTGCTTCAATGGAACCAACCAGACCTTTTGTTTCAATCATACCTAATGCATCATATCTCATGTTTAAATCCTCCTACATGAACTTTCATTTTGATTTATTTTCTTTCACTTATCCTCCGATTTGACAGTGCAATCCAGTTTTCTGGGCTATTTCGAGTAAATTTTCCATTTCTTCTTTTTCCAATGGTTCAATGGAGGAAAACTCATAATTTCGATCCAGCTCTCGATATTTACTTTCTCCCAGCCTGTGATAAGGGAGTAAATGAATCTCCTTCACACCTTTTACGCTTGCCGCAAATTTGGTAATCTCCCCTATTTCCTCTGAAGTATGGTTAAAAGTGGGTATGACCGGAATTCGAACAATCACCGGAGCATTTTTCTCCCCAAGCTTCTTTAGATTGGATAAAATCAGGCTGTTGGACTGCCCTGTAAACGCCTTGTGCTTTTCTTCCGCAATATGCTTTACGTCATATAAGAACAAGTTGACAAACGGGATCAGGGACTCTATGATTTCAAAATTGGCAAATCCGCTGGTCTCTATAGCTGTATTGATGCCAGCTGTACTGCACGCTTCCAGAATGGCTCTGGCAAAGTCAGGCTGAGCCAGCACCTCTCCCCCGGACAACGTAATACCGCCTCCTGAGCGTCTATAGTAGATACTGTCTTTTCTCACTTCTTCCATAATCTCCGCCACAGTCACCGTTTTTCCGACTATTTTAGGATCGCCGGAATCCATAACGTTCTGGCTTTCCATGACCTGCGTTTCAGGATTGCAGCACCACTTGCACCTTAAAGGGCATCCTTTTAAAAATACCAGCGTCCTTATGCCCGGTCCGTCGTGAACGGAAAACCGTTGAATCTCCGTTATGATTCCCCTTGTATTATAAAGTGTCTGATTCATTAAAACACCTGCTCTGTCCTTGCAATAATATCATCCTGTAATGTCTTGTCCAGCGCTACAAAGTGTGCGCTATAGCCGGCAACCCGTACCACCAGATTCTTATAGGCATCCGGATTTTTCTGAGCTTCCAATAACGTCTCTCTGCCCACTACATTATATTGAACATGCATACCCTTCTGATCGAAGAAACCTCTTACTAATGCAGCCAGCTTTTCCAGTCCGGACTGACCGCTTAAAGCAGATGGGTGGAACTTCTGATTGAACAAGGTCCCGTTGGAAGCAATGGCATGATCCAGCATGGCTACTGAATTGGCGGCAGCTGTCGGGCCGTGTACGTCTCGTCCGGAAATAGGAGATACGCCGTCGGCTAACGGTTCTCCTGCTTTTCTTCCGTCTGGAGTAGCCCCGGTCTGCGCCCCCATAGGCACATTGGCAGAAACCGGATATAAGCCCGGCTGGAAGGAACCGTTTCTTGGATTTTTATGTTTTTCAACTTCCCGGCAGTAAACCAGAGCGACCTCTTTCGCCATCAGATCAACAGCCTCCATATCATTGCCAAACTTAGGAACTGCTTTAATATCGTTTATTAACTTTGAACATTCTACGCTTTGTCCGGAAGTATTCCCCACCTTCGACAGACCCTCCACTAACGCTGTCAGCACAGTGGCTTGCTCTGTAGTAATCTTCTTTCCGCCGTCCGTTAGTTTGCCGACCATATTTTCAATATCCCGTCTCGTAAGGCCGCCCATTAGGCTTGTTGTTCCCGTACCTTCAAAGTCAGCGGCCATTGCTGCTTTAATCTGCTGTATAGTATAGAGCTTTTTATCATAGACCAGTTCCTTCAATACTTCCATGGAGTCCGCCACGTTGGCAACACCTACCCCTTGCGGGCCTGTAAAGTTATATACCGCTCCGCCTTCCTGCACGGATTTTCCTCTTCCGATGCAATCCGATACCATAGAAGATAAGAAAGGCAGCGGAGCTCTCTCTCCATGGGCAATGTCTACCGCATTGTCCGCATTGGCCAGTAAGGATACAAAATATTCCATCTGAGCCTTATAGGCTTCCATCAGCTGTTCAAAAGTAGTAAATTCTGATACATCCCCCGTCTTTGGACCAATTTGGACGCCGTTGTCTAATCCATTGTTCAGGGTCAGTTCCATGACTCTTGCCAGATTGAAGAATGCGGCATCATGCCAGCCCTCTGTCTTTCCGCCTTTCTGGGGTTCTACACATCCAATGATTCCATAATCTCTCGCATCCTCCATGGTCAGTCCCCGGCTTACAAGGGCAGGAATGATCACTTCGTCGTTATAATAAGCCGGCATGCCCAATCCGACTCGGCTCACTTCCGCCGCCTTCATTAAGAATTCATCCGGAGACTTGTTCCATATACGCACTGAAATGGATGGCTGCGGCAATTTTGTATGCTCGGTGGCTTCCAGGCAGGCAATGGATAATTCGTTCGTGGCATCCGCTCCCGATACGTCCTGTCCGCCTACGATCAAGTTCTGGAACAATGGATATCCGCCAAATCCCTTAGTAGATCCTTCATCTCTTACCTTATTAATGTCATTGAACTTGACCCATAAGCAGTCCAGCAGTTCCTGTGCACTTTCTTTTGTCAGCTTATGAGATTCGATATCGGCTATATAATAGGGATACATGTATTGATCAAAGCGAAGAGGAGAAATCGAATGTCCGTTTGATTCAATCTGTATAATGGCTTGTACAAACCAAAACGACTGAATTGCTTCATAGAAGTCTCC
This region of Aminipila luticellarii genomic DNA includes:
- a CDS encoding AraC family transcriptional regulator; this encodes MKNFVIPNLDKPNGETLSEYLNSSMEAFSHITGISVTYFNNKNEIVKEFKAEDKICNFFDVYKQCSGPCRKNLTSSGQFASRLGEPYIFLCKSGLTNIAISLIIDGVFVGYFIAGPMIMGEFRNSTASRFSLLNDLNDLSLSTVKAFVNKMKVYHPNQVSQVALLFYNCIITAVSDKNDYNALRTQYGQQNQINTVIQKYKKTLNPMEYPYDLENILITNVTNGQIQTAKENLRELLNKFSILEVGDLEGIKAKSLWLFAIIMRIANENEKNISSVLDTDLDVINKLSEAASFTELLNISENLIELITRNMLSSIYNGHSQIIVKALQFINKHYKEKITLKDIEQNLHVNASYFSTLFKHEMGVTFTDYLNELKIEHASDLLSTTNLSIIDISLSAGFDDQSYFTKVFKKAKGVTPKQYRSANSAVKIPTN
- the eutM gene encoding ethanolamine utilization microcompartment protein EutM — its product is MRYDALGMIETKGLVGSIEAADAMVKAANVTLIGKEFVGGGLVTVMVRGDVGAVKAATDAGAAAAQRVGELLSVHVIPRPHAEVETILPAVKPEKTAKVEK
- a CDS encoding glycyl-radical enzyme activating protein, with protein sequence MNQTLYNTRGIITEIQRFSVHDGPGIRTLVFLKGCPLRCKWCCNPETQVMESQNVMDSGDPKIVGKTVTVAEIMEEVRKDSIYYRRSGGGITLSGGEVLAQPDFARAILEACSTAGINTAIETSGFANFEIIESLIPFVNLFLYDVKHIAEEKHKAFTGQSNSLILSNLKKLGEKNAPVIVRIPVIPTFNHTSEEIGEITKFAASVKGVKEIHLLPYHRLGESKYRELDRNYEFSSIEPLEKEEMENLLEIAQKTGLHCQIGG
- a CDS encoding glycyl radical protein, producing the protein MNRNLDISNVSVSPRIQGLVDELFKGKPQVEWERAVLVTESFRMTENLPTILRKAKALEHVLHNLPIVIRDNELVVGNLTKAPFSTQVFPEYSYKWLLDEFETLALRKGDVFEISQESKEKLREAFVYWDGKTVNELATQYMYPETRTAIEHNVFTVGNYYFNGVGHIGVDYEKVLKVGFNGIIREATEELENSDKNCPDFIKKRNFLEAVIITANAAIYFAHRFAELAERLAAQTSGARSQELLKIAQNCKKVPAEPAGDFYEAIQSFWFVQAIIQIESNGHSISPLRFDQYMYPYYIADIESHKLTKESAQELLDCLWVKFNDINKVRDEGSTKGFGGYPLFQNLIVGGQDVSGADATNELSIACLEATEHTKLPQPSISVRIWNKSPDEFLMKAAEVSRVGLGMPAYYNDEVIIPALVSRGLTMEDARDYGIIGCVEPQKGGKTEGWHDAAFFNLARVMELTLNNGLDNGVQIGPKTGDVSEFTTFEQLMEAYKAQMEYFVSLLANADNAVDIAHGERAPLPFLSSMVSDCIGRGKSVQEGGAVYNFTGPQGVGVANVADSMEVLKELVYDKKLYTIQQIKAAMAADFEGTGTTSLMGGLTRRDIENMVGKLTDGGKKITTEQATVLTALVEGLSKVGNTSGQSVECSKLINDIKAVPKFGNDMEAVDLMAKEVALVYCREVEKHKNPRNGSFQPGLYPVSANVPMGAQTGATPDGRKAGEPLADGVSPISGRDVHGPTAAANSVAMLDHAIASNGTLFNQKFHPSALSGQSGLEKLAALVRGFFDQKGMHVQYNVVGRETLLEAQKNPDAYKNLVVRVAGYSAHFVALDKTLQDDIIARTEQVF